One window of Anaerolineales bacterium genomic DNA carries:
- a CDS encoding DUF4910 domain-containing protein, giving the protein MKPYTSLKSILAEFFPLHRTIASDDHDKTLEIVGSYMPDSSNYTIETYAPLTPVWTWKVPERYVVHEAYLEIEGGERIIDFKDNPLHIVSYSLPVDKVLSFDELQPHLYFNEKRPHTVPWIFKYYERDWGFCLPKNTFDKLPRDKKYHAVINCEFITDPKQGFKVATAVVHPEGGANPAAGEFLVQAHTCHPMQANDDGAGVVSTIELARRLAENPLPAGSMSVRFWFGPETIGTIAWLAHNEPLIPNLRGGIFMEMTGNKNKIAWHHTRQHNHLLDRITKNQLRNVEHDERDFAAAPANDERVINGPGVNVPCISINRWPYDEYHTTDDNLDIMHEDMLVGAARTAEEIIRIYATNYIPKRTFRGPVFLSGHGLWVDWRENWTLNRAIEKIMMRFEGQHTVFDIAEQVGLDYQTVRDYVEKFRAKGFVIPQPIPSEGQTQ; this is encoded by the coding sequence ATGAAACCCTACACCTCCCTCAAATCCATCCTCGCGGAATTCTTCCCCCTGCATCGCACTATCGCCTCCGACGACCACGATAAGACGTTGGAAATCGTCGGCTCGTACATGCCCGATTCTTCGAACTACACCATCGAAACGTACGCGCCGCTGACTCCCGTCTGGACGTGGAAAGTACCGGAGCGTTATGTGGTTCACGAAGCGTATTTGGAGATCGAAGGCGGCGAGCGAATCATTGACTTCAAAGATAACCCTTTGCACATCGTTTCGTATTCGTTGCCCGTTGACAAGGTTCTGAGTTTTGACGAACTCCAGCCGCATTTGTATTTCAATGAGAAACGTCCGCACACGGTGCCATGGATTTTCAAATACTACGAACGCGACTGGGGATTCTGTCTGCCGAAGAATACGTTCGATAAACTTCCTCGTGACAAGAAATATCATGCAGTCATCAACTGCGAATTTATCACCGACCCCAAACAGGGATTCAAGGTCGCGACTGCGGTTGTCCATCCCGAAGGCGGAGCGAATCCCGCAGCGGGCGAGTTCCTTGTGCAGGCGCATACCTGCCATCCCATGCAAGCCAACGACGATGGTGCGGGAGTGGTCAGCACGATTGAGTTGGCGCGGCGGCTCGCGGAGAATCCGCTTCCGGCTGGCTCGATGAGCGTCCGCTTTTGGTTTGGACCCGAAACCATCGGCACCATCGCCTGGCTTGCGCACAACGAGCCGCTCATCCCGAATCTGCGCGGCGGAATCTTCATGGAGATGACGGGTAACAAAAACAAAATTGCGTGGCATCATACACGTCAACACAATCACCTCCTCGACCGAATTACCAAGAACCAATTACGCAATGTCGAGCACGACGAACGCGATTTTGCCGCTGCCCCCGCCAACGATGAACGCGTCATCAACGGACCGGGCGTCAACGTGCCGTGCATTTCCATCAACCGCTGGCCCTATGATGAATATCACACCACCGACGACAATCTCGATATCATGCACGAAGACATGCTTGTCGGCGCGGCGCGGACTGCCGAAGAGATCATTCGCATTTACGCAACCAATTACATTCCAAAGCGCACCTTCCGAGGTCCAGTGTTTCTCAGCGGTCACGGTCTCTGGGTCGATTGGCGCGAGAATTGGACGCTCAACCGCGCCATCGAAAAGATCATGATGCGCTTCGAAGGTCAGCACACGGTCTTCGACATTGCAGAACAGGTCGGGCTTGATTATCAAACCGTCCGTGACTATGTTGAGAAATTCAGGGCAAAGGGATTTGTGATTCCCCAGCCGATCCCGTCCGAAGGGCAGACTCAATGA
- a CDS encoding glycosyltransferase family protein, which produces MTTRVAAIIQGRMSSSRLPGKILADIAGQPMLQRVFIRTSRSASVSQTLFATTTDPSDDPVAEYCDFSGIPFTRGSLYDVLDRYYQAAKQAKADVVVRITADCPVIDPALIDDVVNTLLGDEYDFVCNRLPPPWTRTYPIGLDVEACTFKALAGAWKSAKEPQHREHAMPYFYEGVELTRQNRTLENGTSSRGYRVALLHHTIDFGDYRWTVDTPEDLEFMRQVYSHFDGRDDFSWKEVLDLVHDKPELMKLNAGVQHKTLKDIDKRALK; this is translated from the coding sequence ATGACGACGCGTGTTGCCGCCATTATTCAGGGACGCATGTCCTCTTCGCGTTTGCCCGGTAAGATTCTCGCAGACATTGCGGGTCAACCCATGTTACAGCGCGTCTTCATCCGGACCTCGCGGTCTGCTTCTGTTTCCCAAACCTTATTCGCCACGACGACCGATCCCTCCGACGACCCCGTTGCCGAATACTGCGACTTCAGCGGAATCCCCTTCACACGCGGCAGTCTCTACGATGTGCTCGACCGTTATTATCAAGCCGCCAAACAAGCAAAGGCAGATGTGGTTGTCCGCATCACAGCGGATTGTCCCGTGATCGATCCCGCGTTGATTGATGATGTCGTCAATACTCTTCTTGGAGACGAATATGACTTTGTCTGCAACCGTCTCCCTCCACCGTGGACTCGAACCTATCCCATTGGTTTGGATGTGGAAGCCTGTACCTTCAAAGCCCTTGCCGGAGCGTGGAAATCAGCCAAGGAACCGCAACACCGCGAGCATGCCATGCCCTATTTTTATGAAGGTGTCGAATTGACTCGTCAAAACCGAACACTTGAAAATGGAACTTCCTCACGCGGATATAGAGTTGCTTTGCTTCATCACACCATCGACTTCGGCGACTACCGCTGGACGGTCGACACCCCCGAAGACCTGGAATTCATGCGCCAGGTCTACAGTCACTTTGATGGGCGCGATGACTTTTCGTGGAAAGAAGTGCTTGATCTCGTTCACGACAAACCTGAATTGATGAAGCTCAATGCAGGAGTGCAACACAAAACTTTGAAGGATATTGATAAAAGAGCTTTAAAATAA
- a CDS encoding glycosyltransferase family 2 protein, whose translation MRKGQNPAKFVKDVSRPERITAALLNYIPFLSGFYAETLDVLKVSLESMRKDAGLPFDLMVFDNGSCAEVRDFLVKEKEERRIQYLILSEKNMGKGGAWNVMLAGAPGEIIAYTDADVLFSPKWLSRSVEILETFPNVGMVTARPFRTPPEYYESTLKWARENARLEEGQFIPWETFLEFNLSLGQTEEENKKVYAETRDWRIVYKGVNAMAGASHWQFTAYKSTLEQFLPFEMDKPMGQVRQLDKRMNDAGLLRLMVSDPLAMNMSNTLGYLRGELKDSGRRKPASFRRRVLEIVFIKKMLMAIYNRIFNWYYS comes from the coding sequence ATGCGAAAAGGACAAAACCCCGCCAAGTTCGTCAAAGATGTTTCCCGCCCCGAACGGATCACAGCCGCGCTGTTGAATTACATCCCGTTCCTGAGCGGATTCTACGCCGAGACTCTCGATGTGCTGAAAGTCTCGCTCGAGTCCATGCGCAAGGACGCGGGTCTGCCTTTCGATCTGATGGTTTTCGACAACGGCTCATGCGCCGAGGTGCGTGACTTTCTTGTGAAAGAAAAGGAGGAAAGGCGAATCCAATATTTGATCCTTTCCGAGAAGAACATGGGCAAGGGCGGCGCGTGGAATGTGATGCTGGCGGGCGCGCCGGGCGAGATCATCGCCTACACCGATGCGGATGTACTATTCTCCCCGAAATGGCTTTCGCGTTCGGTGGAAATTCTCGAAACCTTTCCGAATGTCGGCATGGTGACCGCGCGTCCCTTCCGCACGCCGCCAGAATATTATGAGTCAACTTTGAAGTGGGCGCGCGAAAACGCCAGACTGGAGGAAGGTCAATTTATCCCGTGGGAGACGTTTTTGGAATTCAACCTGTCGCTTGGGCAAACTGAAGAAGAGAATAAGAAAGTATATGCGGAAACTAGAGACTGGAGAATAGTTTATAAGGGAGTCAACGCGATGGCTGGAGCAAGTCACTGGCAGTTTACAGCGTACAAATCCACGCTGGAACAATTCCTGCCTTTCGAAATGGACAAGCCGATGGGGCAGGTACGCCAGCTCGACAAACGAATGAACGACGCAGGATTGCTGCGTTTGATGGTTTCCGATCCACTGGCGATGAATATGTCCAATACGCTGGGGTATTTGCGCGGTGAATTAAAGGATTCAGGGAGGAGGAAGCCTGCCTCGTTTAGAAGACGGGTCCTGGAAATCGTATTTATCAAGAAGATGCTGATGGCTATCTATAACAGGATCTTCAACTGGTATTATTCGTAA
- the rsmG gene encoding 16S rRNA (guanine(527)-N(7))-methyltransferase RsmG, giving the protein MDSLIHDAKTIFNVHLTTRQVAALVNYERELIEWNRKFNLTAIRDVESIRSKHFLDSFSCVLAWRANPPRRLVDVGTGAGFPGIPLKIIYPTMHVTLVESVGKKAMFCQHVIQTLGLDDMEVIHARAEDAGHDPAHRETYDWAVARAVANMNILAEYLLPLVKLGGTMLAQKGESGPAEAQSAEKAMKLLGGKLKQLIPVHLPGVADDRYLVLVEKIAATPPRYPRKAGIPMKAPL; this is encoded by the coding sequence ATGGATTCCCTCATTCACGACGCGAAAACGATTTTCAACGTGCATCTCACAACCCGCCAGGTGGCGGCGCTCGTCAATTATGAGCGGGAGTTGATCGAGTGGAACCGGAAATTTAATCTGACCGCCATCCGCGATGTGGAGTCCATCCGCTCGAAGCATTTTTTGGATTCTTTCTCCTGTGTGCTGGCCTGGAGAGCCAACCCGCCGCGCCGCCTTGTGGATGTTGGGACAGGCGCGGGCTTTCCAGGCATTCCCTTGAAGATCATCTACCCGACCATGCATGTGACGCTGGTGGAATCCGTCGGCAAGAAAGCCATGTTCTGTCAGCACGTGATTCAAACTTTGGGATTGGATGACATGGAAGTCATTCATGCACGCGCTGAAGATGCGGGGCATGATCCTGCGCATCGCGAAACCTATGATTGGGCGGTGGCGCGCGCAGTGGCGAATATGAACATTCTTGCCGAATACCTGCTCCCACTTGTCAAACTCGGCGGAACGATGCTTGCTCAAAAAGGGGAAAGCGGACCGGCCGAGGCGCAGTCCGCTGAAAAGGCAATGAAATTATTGGGCGGCAAATTGAAGCAGTTGATCCCCGTCCACCTGCCAGGCGTGGCAGATGACCGCTATCTTGTGCTGGTGGAAAAGATCGCCGCCACCCCGCCCAGGTACCCGAGAAAAGCGGGGATCCCGATGAAGGCGCCGTTGTGA
- a CDS encoding cytochrome b/b6 domain-containing protein translates to MSETAPKRYHPAHVAIHWLMALLVIMMLGIGKFAMPGIPPEDPQKPMMLQSHAYIGGAIALLLIFRLVLRYTTKRPAPADAGNAFLNFLAKAVHFLLYLILVGMAISGLGLFQMANLPAVFSGAAPYPANFFEYLPRGGHGLLSWLLLALVLLHFGAAMFHQFIKKDNLLARMWFGK, encoded by the coding sequence ATGTCGGAGACCGCCCCCAAAAGATACCACCCCGCGCATGTCGCCATTCATTGGTTGATGGCGCTGCTTGTGATCATGATGCTTGGCATTGGTAAATTTGCTATGCCGGGCATCCCGCCGGAAGATCCGCAAAAGCCGATGATGTTGCAAAGCCATGCTTACATCGGCGGCGCGATTGCGTTGTTGTTGATTTTTCGCCTTGTGCTGCGATACACCACCAAGCGTCCTGCTCCGGCAGATGCCGGTAATGCCTTCCTGAACTTCCTCGCCAAGGCTGTTCATTTCCTGCTGTATTTGATTCTGGTGGGCATGGCGATCAGCGGGTTGGGGCTTTTCCAAATGGCGAACCTACCCGCCGTGTTCAGCGGAGCCGCGCCCTACCCTGCCAATTTCTTTGAATATCTGCCGCGCGGCGGTCATGGGCTTCTTTCATGGTTGCTGCTTGCGCTTGTATTACTGCACTTTGGCGCGGCGATGTTCCATCAGTTCATCAAGAAGGATAACTTGCTGGCAAGAATGTGGTTCGGGAAGTAG
- the ssb gene encoding single-stranded DNA-binding protein produces MYHTIIIAGNVGKDPEMRYTPTGQAVTSFSVATSRQYTAGNGEQVKETIWFRISAWGKTAEACNQYLKKGAKVLIEGRLTPDKNTGGPRIWTKQDGSAGSSFEVTAQTVRFLSSRAESEAGPIPSSGGMEMAELPPEDEIPF; encoded by the coding sequence ATGTATCACACGATCATCATCGCAGGCAATGTCGGCAAGGACCCGGAGATGCGTTACACCCCCACCGGTCAGGCAGTCACTTCGTTTTCGGTCGCCACCAGCAGGCAGTACACTGCCGGGAACGGAGAGCAGGTCAAGGAAACCATTTGGTTTCGCATCTCAGCCTGGGGGAAGACCGCCGAAGCCTGCAATCAATATTTAAAGAAAGGCGCCAAGGTGCTGATCGAAGGCCGCCTTACACCCGATAAAAATACCGGCGGTCCGCGCATTTGGACGAAGCAGGACGGCTCGGCGGGTTCTTCCTTTGAAGTCACTGCCCAGACTGTGCGTTTCCTCTCATCGCGCGCCGAAAGCGAAGCCGGACCCATACCCTCCAGCGGCGGCATGGAA